The Gopherus evgoodei ecotype Sinaloan lineage unplaced genomic scaffold, rGopEvg1_v1.p scaffold_57_arrow_ctg1, whole genome shotgun sequence genome includes a region encoding these proteins:
- the MAGIX gene encoding PDZ domain-containing protein MAGIX, translating into MAPDSTERAVDRLVPGPSGDPPGAKRPEDGGLLARFSHPELGGLFRQVGAKVRLRMLHPLRDMAASSDLAGADIQVEEGAGRPGCRLPQPQCLSASRDPPSYSVELLRGPLGFGFSLRGGSEYNMDIYVLGLLEGGPAQQSGKIQVSDQLLEINGEPTLGMTHVRAVEQIRRGGSRIRLVLRKGDGFVPDYDREHIPSPARRDQMPEGGPAPRGWRADTGERSPRWGRDARGCLEASPSSAERGSHRCHQRGSRDRRGAEQGWPASGNEAEARKGESGSPHREQVWRGLSEPAPGPWLVPSKERLSRALRGVCMGEGQDDEGGSLGQGKGREVRRRT; encoded by the exons atgGCCCCGGACAGCACCGAGAGAgcag tagACAGGCTGGTACCTGGGCCCAGCGGTGACCCCCCTGGTGCGAAGCGTCCAGAGGACGGGGGGCTCCTGGCTCGGTTCTCCCACCCTGAACTCGGGGGCCTCTTTCGCCAGGTGGGGGCCAAGGTCCGGCTGCGAATGCTGCACCCCCTCAGGGACATGG ctgccTCCAGCGACCTGGCCGGGGCCGACATCCAGGTGGAGGAAGGAGCCGGGAGGCCGGGGTGCCGGCTGCCCCAGCCACAG TGTCTGTCAGCCTCCCGGGACCCCCCCAGCTACTCGGTGGAGCTGCTGCGCGGCCCCCTCGGTTTCGGGTTCAGCCTGCGGGGGGGCAGTGAATACAACATGGACATCTATGtgctggggctgctggaggggggGCCGGCCCAGCAGAGCGGCAAGATACAG GTCAGTGACCAGCTGCTGGAGATCAATGGGGAGCCCACGCTGGGCATGACGCACGTCCGGGCCGTGGAGCAGATCCGCCGGGGGGGCAGCCGCATCCGCCTGGTGCTCAGGAAAGGCGACGGCTTCGTCCCTGACTACG acCGTGAGCACATCCCCAGCCCCGCCAGGCGGGACCAGATGCCAGAGGGTGGACCGGCACCACGCGGCTGGAGAGCAGACACAGGCGAAAGGTCTCCACGCTGGGGACGGGATGCCAGGGGCTGCCTGGAGGCTTCGCCCAGCAGTGCCGAGCGAggatcccaccgctgccaccaacGCGGGTCCCGGGACCGTCGGGgcgcagagcagggctggccagCATCGGGGAACGAGGCGGAGGCCAGGAAGGGAGAGAGCGGGTCCCCCCACAGGGAGCAGGTCTGGAGGGGCCTCTCGGAGCCAGCCCCCGGGCCCTGGCTGGTGCCCAGCAAGGAGCGCCTCTCGCGGGCCCTGAGGGgcgtctgcatgggggaggggcaggacgatgaagggggcagcctggggcagggcaaAGGCAGGGAGGTGAGGCGGAGGACCTAG
- the PLP2 gene encoding proteolipid protein 2: MDSSSSTPGCMGQCTSFLRSHKGTVLALEIGLCIVILICYGASRTPGYTGVAIFEMVFSIVFFIIYMLGLNKQLAFVHWGWSDFVRTLIGALLFLITSIIVVIGHRDGPGIAAGVFGLLAGILFAYDAYITFPTLRKTHTAAPTESPEGV, encoded by the exons ATGGACTCCTCTAGCAGCACCCCGGGGTGCATGGGGCAATGCACCAGCTTCCTCCGCTCTCACAAGGGCACCGTCCTGGCGCTGGAGATT GGCCTCTGTATTGTTATCCTGATCTGTTATGGTGCTTCTCGGACCCCTGGTTACACGGGTGTGGCCATCTTCGAAATGGTGTTTTCAATCGTCTTCTTCATCATCTATATGCTAGGATTAAACAAGCAGCTGGCTTTTGTGCACTGGGGCTGGAGC GATTTCGTCCGCACTCTCATTGGTGCTCTGCTCTTCCTCATCACCTCCATCATCGTCGTCATTGGCCACAGGGACGGACCTGGGATCGCAGCTGGG GTCTTTGGGCTCCTGGCGGGCATCCTGTTTGCATACGATGCCTATATTACATTCCCCACCCTTCGGAAAACCCACACAGCTGCCCCCActg AATCCCCGGAGGGTGTCTGA